The segment ATATCGTTCAACAGCTTCTTCGATTTTAGATTTACGTCGCATGCCTGCAGTATCGATAAGGACAAATTTTTGATCTCCATGAGTCCAATATGTATCGATGGAATCACGTGTTGTCCCTGCTACATCAGATACGATTACGCGGTCTTGCCCTAATAATGCATTAGTCAAAGAAGATTTACCTACATTAGGACGGCCAATAACCGCTACATGAATAGTATCTTCATCATCAACATTTGTACCAACTGGAGGGAAATGTTTAACCGTATCGTCAAGCAAGTCACCTAAATTCATTAAATTCTTAGCAGAAATACCAATTGGATCACCTAAGCCAAGATTATAGAATTCATAAATATTAGGTTCTTGATTAACACTGTCAATTTTATTAACAACTAAAACTACAGGTTTGCCGCTAGCACGTAATATATTTGCAACTTCTTCATCGGCAGGAACAATTCCTTGTTTACCATCAACAACAAATAATATTACATCCGCTTCTTCAATTGCTAATTCAGCTTGTAAACGCATCATCTTAGGAATAACATGACTATTATCTGTTATGAATTCGATACCACCTGTATCTATCATTGTAAATTCACGATTTAACCACTCTGCGTCAAAGTAAATACGATCCCGTGTTACACCAGGAATATCTTCAACAATAGAGATTCGTTTATTAACAATGGCATTAAAAAGTGTAGATTTCCCAACATTTGGACGACCTACAACAGCCACTAATGGTTTTGCCATGGTTTCACCTCATTATCTAATCTAATACATTACTATATTTTATCATATTCTACGTAAAGTACGCAAAAAGGCTAACCAAGGAAACCTTGGTTAGCCTTATATTAGACAATGAATTATTCAGCGTCTTCTGCAGTTTCTTTTGCTTCCATCAATTCAGTTAAAGCCAAACCCAATTTCTTTTCGTCTTTGTTAAGAGAAATGATTTTAACTTCTACTTCTTGACCGCGGTTTAAGTAGTCTTCAACTTTCGCATTACGTTGTTTTGTAATTTGAGAAATGTGAAGTAAACCTTGAATGTCGTCGTTAACAGCTACGAATGCACCGTAAGCTAC is part of the Veillonella nakazawae genome and harbors:
- the der gene encoding ribosome biogenesis GTPase Der encodes the protein MAKPLVAVVGRPNVGKSTLFNAIVNKRISIVEDIPGVTRDRIYFDAEWLNREFTMIDTGGIEFITDNSHVIPKMMRLQAELAIEEADVILFVVDGKQGIVPADEEVANILRASGKPVVLVVNKIDSVNQEPNIYEFYNLGLGDPIGISAKNLMNLGDLLDDTVKHFPPVGTNVDDEDTIHVAVIGRPNVGKSSLTNALLGQDRVIVSDVAGTTRDSIDTYWTHGDQKFVLIDTAGMRRKSKIEEAVERYSIVRSLRSVDRSDIVVLVLDAQDGVTEQDKKIAGYAYEAGKGVIIVVNKWDLVEKDDKTTLRFTEDIYDELGFLQFAPILFASALTKQRIHRLADMLKFVSEQQYRRVSTGILNQLLQDAQTVNPVPSRNGRIPKIYYMTQASVKPPTFILFVNEPELIHFSYMRFLENRLRESFGFEGTPIRLVLRGKKRDDED